The DNA sequence taaaatttttgactgcttcaaatatttttttcaagtttccactgtttgtactcctacgtactctcattatttattaaattagtttatactaaaaaatttggaatcacatggctattttagtcattttatataatattttagtcttgtccatgtgtatccaaacataatactggacattacattagtgtcatATCCATCGTATCTAAACACTATAcacaaaacataatttttaatgTCTCTGTCCTATTGTCTTTGTCTCAGTGTCCTGTTCTGTCGTATCTTtacaaacaaacgctaccttatagTTATAGCAAACTTTGAAAGCAAAGGCCTCACTTCAttaaaatatttaagtttttacTATCTAAAGATCTTAAGATTGTGGTTGAAAACATTTCATGTAGTTTTTTaatttagaagatattttaaagtttatattagactataattatattttgaagtgtttatttataatttatttattattttaatataaaacgaTTTTTTTGGTTAGACTACGGTTGGACCGATCGAACCACTAAACTAATGAACCAATAACTAAAGCGGTTCGATaatcggttcggttttcagaaccttgagaaCACCCCTCCCTCTTCAATCTTCCACAAACGCCCAAAGCCTCAAATTGACCAACCCTAACCCTATCAGAGCAAAATCAACAAAGCTTTTCAGCCACCATCATTCCCCACCACTATCGGCGGTGACAACCAGTGATTGCCATCCTCGCTTCTCGAAGGTATTCTCTCCTCCTCGCGTTGTCAAGCCCGAGGGTGCCGTCAAGCCCGGACCTATCCTCGTCGTTGTCGCCAGAAGGTTGTCAAGGCCGGACCTGTCATCGTCGTCCTCGAGCCCGAGGGTGCCGTCGTTGCAGCCGAACATTTCTGTTGCTTGACGTCGCAAACGTCTACTCAGTCTTGTTCTCCTCGCCGTCGCAAACGTGCCTGTTCTCCTCACCGTCGTTCCAGTGCCTCCAGAAGCTTCCTTCCTCCAACAACAAGTTCACCTACAACTGCACAACCACACCTTCAACTTCCTCGTCGATAATGGCTTCAGTCGGttcctctctttttctctctggATCTGTTTTCCTCTGATTCAattttgtgtatatatgtatGCATTTTTGCTCAGATGATTGTTAGGGTGGAATTCTCATTGTGTTTGAGTGATTTGAAATGCTGCATTGTCGTTTTTCTGCTTACTGTGTTGTTGCGGATGAATCTGCTGGAAGGCAGGTTCCTATTGCGTTTCTAGAGCGAGTGAAGGATGATCTTGTTTCCAAATATGGTGCCTCCGATAAGGCCGGTACTAATGCTGCCACCAACAGCCTTAACAAGGAGTTTGGGTAATTTTGCTGTAATTGCTGTAATGGCTGAGGTTTTATTTTGCTGTAATTGCTGTATGTatatttgtaatttgtaattAGGTTCTGTTTTGTCTCTTTGTTTTATGCTCGTTGAAGGTATGCTATGTTGTAAGTTGTAACTGCAACTGAAACATAAAGCTGGGTTTTAGACTTttcttctttgaggttgtaccaATTTTTTAGGAGAAATGTTTAGAAGGTTTGAATGTTAAAATAGAAGTTGGTCAATTATCGATAAATCTCTTTCCTTTTAGGATTTTCAGGGGGCAGGGGATGGTTTGTTTTGCACAtcttgaaaaaatattgctgCTGAGATTGGTTCATAGctatttttaattagtaatttgGCATTAATTGAGTGAGTTTtgtctaattaaataattattgatattattattgatTGTTGGTGATTGTTGATTGAATGTGGATATAGTATTTTATGCCATGATTTTTTTAGTTCTAAATTttgatgtttgaatttgaatgtagaattttaatgatgagatgGGATATAGTTTAGTTAGTGGATGGgtcatgaaattttaaattttattattatatgaatgattgaatttaaattttaaaagatttatattgtatttttaatcattttattttatatttaacgaAACCAGTTCGACCATGGTTCGATGGCCGGTTCGGTTCTCGCAATCTTGGTTATAAGAAAGAAGGGATGAATTGGGTTCTTTTTCTCAAAAAGATTTTACCCTTTTGATGAATGAATCACTTCTTTTTATAGGTAAAGTTTACATCAGTGATGCATGTAACAGAGTAGATTCTCAAAATAGATTGGCCAAATATCAAACACACTtgtttgatattttaaatttacatTTATTACGTTTTTGAACTAACAGGTACTTTAATTAGGTGTTGAAATTTCCATCTATGACCAGCACGTGGTAAGACTTTGGGGACTTCTAGCTTTCATCACATTTGATGACTTTTCAATGGCAATGGAGGAAAGCAAACAAACATCAGGAAGAAGGATATTGTGACACCTAGAGCTACATGTCTGGATTTTAAGATATTAAGTAAGGAAGTAAGGATAAGTAAGGATAAGGATAGTATTTTGTTCTTAGTTTTGTTAGAAAGATGCCAGCTTTGATGTCATCTAGGTTTCTTCTTCTTGTTGGAGAGTCCTTCCCCATTAGAAGAGCATTGGCTACTCATAAAAATGCTTCTTCTTTGTTGCACTCAAGTATTCATTGTATGAGCCAAGTGGAACCACCCAATCATGGTTCCTTAACCCTCTCAAGTGTTGGTTTCCAAGGTGAAGTTGATAAACCAATTAACAAAGGTGGCAAGTCTAGCAGTAAGGTAAAGCCATTGTTGGGTTCATCCCCTGGGTCCCTTAAGAGCAAAGGCATAGGGAAACCTATTGGTTCCAGTGAGAAGAAGAAAGTGTTTGGGATTGTTGAGAGGAAGAAACAACAAATCGAGGCTGCCCCATTTGCAGCAAAATCGTTCTCTGAACTTGGGTTGCCCCTTGTTCTGATTGAGAGACTGGAGAAAGAGGGGTTCAGTGTTCCAACTGAAGTTCAGTCTGCAGCTGTTCCTACCATTCTGCAGAACCATGATGTCATAATTCAGTCTTACACGGGTTCGGGGAAGACATTGGCTTATCTGCTTCCTATACTATCATCTATTGGTCCACTGATGAACAAAGTTTCCAAGAGTGCCAGTGGTGGTGATTCTGGTGGGAAAATGGGAATAGAAGCAGTGGTTGTTGCTCCCTCTAGGGAGCTAGGGATGCAGATAGTGAGGGAGTTTGAGAAGATACTAGGAGTGGAGAACAAGAAAGTGGTTCAGCAGCTTGTGGGAGGTGCGAACCGAACTAGGCAGGAAGAAGCTCTCAAGAAGAATAAACCTGCCATTGTTGTTGGCACACCTGGTAGGATAGCGGAACTTAGTGCAGCAGGGAAGCTTCGGACACATGGCTGTCGCTATTTGGTATTGGATGAAATTGATGAGCTCTTGTCATTCAATTTTCGGGAGGACATGCACCGGATATTGGAGCATGTAGGCAGGAGATCAGGTGCAGACCTGGATCCAAATGTTAAAAGGACTGAGCGTCAGTTAATTATGGTGTCTGCAACTGTGCCGTTTTCTGTTGTAAGAGCAGCGAGAAGCTGGGGATGTGATCCACTTCTCGTCCAAGCTAAGAAAGTTATCCCGCTTGATACTGTCTCGCCTTCGGGCCCTATCAATTTGTCAAGGCCTTCAGTCGGTTCTACTCCAGACCCAACTAAGCCATCTCAGGCATCAGTAGAGAGTTTGCCTCCGGCTTTGAAACACTATTACTGTGTAGCGAGGTTACAGCATAAGGTCGATACCATGAGAAAGTGTATTCATGCCCTGGATGCAAAAGTTGTAATAGCTTTCATGAACAACACTAAGCAACTAAAGGATGTCGTCTTCAAGCTGGAGGCCCGTGGAATGAAAGCGGCAGAGTTGCATGGGGATCTTGGGAAGCTTGCTAGGTCATCAACTTTGAAGAAATTCAAGAATGGCGAGGTGAGAGTTCTGGTGACAAATGAATTATCAGCTAGAGGTTTGGATGTGGCAGAATGTGATCTTGTGGTTAATCTGGACTTACCTACGGATTCAACTCACTATGCACACCGAGCAGGCCGAACTGGTCGGCTTGGTAGGGATGGTACAGTGCTGACCATATGTGAAGAGTCCGAAGTGTTTATTGTGAAGAAAATGGAGAAGCAGCTTGGAGTAACTGTGGCGTTCTGCGATTTTGTTGAGGGAAAGATGCTTGTCAACCAAGAAGAGAAAGCACTCAGCACTTCAAGAAAATGAGGTTTAGTTGAGGTTTACAAAGCTATACTCTAGGTTTTAGCTCTTGCATGTTTTCAAGAATAGACAACTTCTACTTGCAAGTGCATACTCTAAAACAAAAACTCACCTTATAATTTACGTTGTAAGTCAAGCTTGTCATCAACTATAGTTGACAGAGTCCCTCTCATCTGCATCTTTCTTTTTCCTCATATCGGATTGTTGTTATCAAGTTCTTATAATGTTTCAAATCTGAATTcagtttttctttctctttttctcctcTTATCATCACTTTCTGTGACCTCAAAGTAATTCAGTATGAAATTTGATGCTGGTTTTGAATCTGCTGATGTAATCATAGAAAATAGCTATATAACATTTTTGTTAACTGCTGCTGCAGAAGTTTCTGGTTTAGAACTTGGAGAATAGGATATTCATTTTTGAACCTCTATGTTTCTCCATTTAAAGAAAAAGTTGAATTTCCATGGTAGTAGATAACATTGCGCAATGTTTAACTGGAAAATTTCACTTGGTAAAGTTTCCTCCTAGAGCCTAAGTCTTCTGTCTTCCGGTGTTGCATTTTCAACTTGTATTCTCTAGCTCTAAATTCCTGCTTTTTGAATCGAGCTCCTTGCTTCGGCAACTTAAGTATCCAAGCAGGATTATTGTTGCTATTGAGAACCCTAAGGATATTGTTGTTCAGTCTGCTAGGCCATGTAGTCAGTGGGCAGTCTTGAAATTTGCCCAATAAACTGGTGCTAATGCAATTGCTGGAAGGCACACTTCTCAGAGGTCAGTCTTGCTTTCCCATTTTCACATAatcttttttgtttatctttttggaTTCTGCATCTGAATATTATTGAAGAGTATGTCGATTGTGAATCTTTTGTGAATTTtgtattcaattttttatatttggtgaaaactcaagtgcaagcaacttcacgtaaaattgatAGCTGAGAgcagttaaataatttgactgatttgactaaattttcatctaacgactctcagttatcaacttcaggTGAAGTTGACTGTACATGTGTTTTCacctttatatttatcttttcctGTATCTAGGGTTCTTTTTTTGTTATATACTTCTTATAAATTTGTTATAATCTAGTggtttgtcaatttttcttgataTGGTGTGTTGTCTATTCAAAGAGTCAATTTAATTTCTAATCATAATTTTGATACGAGTAAGTGTATTTTGTATGACCACATTGTGTTCAAAACAGCTTATTATCATAATTTCACAATAGAgcttatgaaaaagaaaacttgTCAAACCTCGACATTTCTGTTATCTTTCTGATGCTTCTGCTACGGAATGAAAgcatttttatgtttggttgaTTTTTCGTATTCCTTGTTTCCAGGTATTTACATAATTAACCTTGGACAAGACATGGGAGAGGCTCCATCTTGCTGTCAGGATTATTGTTGCTATCAAGAACCCTCAGGATATCAAAGTTCGCACAATAGGTGCGAATGCAATTGCTGGAAGGCACACTCCTGGAACATTCACTAATCAAATGCAGACATCCAATAACGAGCCTCGTCTACTCATTCTGACTGATCCAAGGACTGATCATCAGGTGCCACTTGTTTTAGATGTTTGAAACTTATGTTATTCATTTGTGTTGAGGGTGTAGTGGTGTATGTTGTTTCACTATTATCTGTCAATGTTTTTATGGGAGTTTGAAATTCTGTTATTAGTTGATCTCATTTTGGGTTTGTTTttctacttttaaaaaaaaaaaaatatatgcagcCCATGAAGGAaggtgttcttggaattgccTTGTGCGACACGGATTCTACAATGCGCTATCTTGATGTTGGCACTCCTGCCAATAACAAGGGGAAGCACAGTATTGGTTGTCTGTTTTGGTTATTAAGTGGGACGTGATGGTAAACTGATTTTTGCTCCTATGAATGGAACTATTATTAATTTGTGGCCCGTTTAGATTTACTTTATTTCCAGATGTCTGCATTGTAAAAATGTCTCATCTCATGTGCGCTTAGTCGGCGGAACAATCTTTCTTGCAGTACATACAGGCGTCTAAAGTTTCATATTTCCTCGTAAGATGGTAGTCTTATTATGTGGTAACCAGGAAATTTTCACTTGGTAAAGTTTCCTCCTAGAGCCCATTCTTCTGTCTTCCGGGGTTGCAATATCAATTTATGTTCTCTAGCTCTCAATTCCTGCATTTTGTATCAAGCTCCTTGCTTCGGCGAGTTAAATATTTAAGCAGCAGCTGAAGTTTGACTCCAATTTATTATTTCACTTTATTTAATGGTTCTTAGAAAACCTTGTTGTTTGCCCTTTATTGATTTATATAATGTTTGATAATCTAAATTTGTGATTGCTTTTGATCTTGGGGCTTTTTGAGTTTATCTGCTAATTAAAaggtattttagtttatataaaatcaaatttgaaattttattgttacaattaaaagattttaatcatagttatcagaaccgaactGGTAATTAATCCGATTATATGACTAGGTCATTGGTTGAACCATTGGGTCATTGATTTATCCAATTGATTcgttcataattaaataaaaaatataaaattataaaattaaaattaaaattaaaagttaaaataaatatttttaaaaatatattaataattaaatattaatttttagatataatttatgatgtaaaaggagataaaaaaattagtcattaacataaaataatttttcaattgaAATGAATAAAAGATAACAAGCAATTCCAATATattaatttgtttatatataaTGTGTTGATACTTGTTTggtatttttataaattcatgtttaaaagattaaaaaaatttgtttatatatatatatatatatatatatatatatatatatatatatatatatatatatattgtcataTAATATGTTAAAAAGTAAAGTGGGCGAGGAGAGCTATGTCATCCAAGTTTCTCCGTGTTCGAATCTTCGACGATCCGGCAGGCGGGTATAGAATcggttattttaattataaatataaagatagagaaatataaatataaaattttagtattaatgtgtttactaatataattattttgatataaatagtATTGTATGTAAAGAGAGAGAATATTATATTGAAAGAGAGAAAAGTATAAAAAAGAGATTGTTTATTGTTATTACTTGCTTGTTTTTTTTGGAGGTAAAGGActctatttatacatgtatgACAATATGAGGGGGgatcaattttaacattcattaattattatttcttttttgagAATGTGAGTTATGCATGGGAATGGACATCCACGTCCCATTCTTATCATAATATTCTCCCTTAGATGTCCATTTACAATTATTGGCTcattaaaatcttactaaagaaaaatcctgtgaaaaaaatcttagtgaagaaaaaaaagtacaatatcctttgtgacggggactgcctcattaaaaaccttgtcaaaaaaaatccaaaggaaaaaaaatcttaccaaggaaaaaagagtacagtctccccctcttgccgacatcatttaatgtctcgaaatcggcgcatcccaatctcatgtactaatctttcaaaggaggattttgggagtgactttgtaaataaatctgctagattgtcacttgagcagatctggttggatatcaattgtcccttgattttgaagatcatgagtgaagaagaatttgagagaaatatgctttgttctatcacctttgatgtatccacccttaagttgagcaatgcatgctgtattatcttcaaacaggacatttggagctatcttatgatcaatcagtccacatgatgacagaatatattgaatcagactcctcagccaaaaacactcgcgactagc is a window from the Arachis hypogaea cultivar Tifrunner chromosome 1, arahy.Tifrunner.gnm2.J5K5, whole genome shotgun sequence genome containing:
- the LOC112709461 gene encoding DEAD-box ATP-dependent RNA helicase 47, mitochondrial; amino-acid sequence: MPALMSSRFLLLVGESFPIRRALATHKNASSLLHSSIHCMSQVEPPNHGSLTLSSVGFQGEVDKPINKGGKSSSKVKPLLGSSPGSLKSKGIGKPIGSSEKKKVFGIVERKKQQIEAAPFAAKSFSELGLPLVLIERLEKEGFSVPTEVQSAAVPTILQNHDVIIQSYTGSGKTLAYLLPILSSIGPLMNKVSKSASGGDSGGKMGIEAVVVAPSRELGMQIVREFEKILGVENKKVVQQLVGGANRTRQEEALKKNKPAIVVGTPGRIAELSAAGKLRTHGCRYLVLDEIDELLSFNFREDMHRILEHVGRRSGADLDPNVKRTERQLIMVSATVPFSVVRAARSWGCDPLLVQAKKVIPLDTVSPSGPINLSRPSVGSTPDPTKPSQASVESLPPALKHYYCVARLQHKVDTMRKCIHALDAKVVIAFMNNTKQLKDVVFKLEARGMKAAELHGDLGKLARSSTLKKFKNGEVRVLVTNELSARGLDVAECDLVVNLDLPTDSTHYAHRAGRTGRLGRDGTVLTICEESEVFIVKKMEKQLGVTVAFCDFVEGKMLVNQEEKALSTSRK